Genomic DNA from Coffea arabica cultivar ET-39 chromosome 7e, Coffea Arabica ET-39 HiFi, whole genome shotgun sequence:
CTTTTTGTCCTCTTTTGACAGGCAATGGTGCTCCAATTAGGCATGTTTTGGGGAAAAGCAAGATGATATTAGGACTGTTGGAAGGAATCCCTACCATGCTGACGGGTGAAGTTGCAATGGTCTTTATCTCAACCTTCTTTTGTAAAATTGGGATCGAATGGTATTACTGTTGTAGGCCCAAAAAGatgtttcatttttttgggtTGGGCTGTATGTTTTCATTTGTTAAAGATTTTTTAATCTATTGTTGCACACATTGTACCATTATTAATGAGTTCAACCATAATAGACTGTGATGATGTAAAAACTCGTATATCTGGGCTATGACCACAAAGCAATATTTAAAATTCTgcttatttattttgtttcattCTTTAGTTGAAGACTTGGAAGCTTGTGTGGGATGGAGCACTACAGATGTCATATAGGAAAAAAATGTTAAATGACTGAGTTGCAATATTGAAACATATTTGCATGTCAAACCTTTTTTAAAAGTGTAAAATGCAGGTGTGTTCAGGAAATTTGGATTCTTATGCAGTTGCCTGCTACTCCATCTTCTTTTgtaatcattttttaaattttcaggACATTGggaatatttaaatttaattcaaTGACTTGGCTTAGCAAAAACAGAAATCTGACTCATGACATCTGCATTGTAAAGTGCCCAAGGGACGAGAATATTCCAGTTGTTGGCTAGGGCCTAAAAGTGTCCACTACTTTTGAAACATCGTTTGGCTAATCTTTTTAGTTGGATTTGTGATATTGGCTTGCAGTTTAAGATGAAACCTGAAATGCATTACGGGGAGGAGGATTGCCCTGTCTCAGTGGATGATAGATTCCCAAAGGATTCTGAACTTCATTTTGAGATAGAGCTGATAGATTTCTCAAAAGTCAAGGCAAGCATATGTCCATGAGTTGCTAtgttgtatcacttttaaatgtacAAAACTTATGCATGTCACTCTGATTTCTTGATGTTTCAGCAAAGAATTGTTGTATTGAATTGCTCTCATAGTCCTCTCGTCAATTACTGGTATTAAGTGTGAGAATATCTTTCTGTACAATGTCCTTAACCATGGTAATTTGCTGATGGCTTCATTAATATATGCCTGTACTTGGTCTAGAAAACTCTTGTAGAATAAGTTGTTCATTTGAGCCGCCAAATTCAAGACAAATGAAACAATACCTCAATGGTTCGTTTTCCCATGACAAGTCGGTTTCTGTATTGTCTTCCAGTATGTGTGTGCTTgtttttatataatatttctcAAGTAATACTCAAACCAAGTCTGGATATTGGTGTTTAATCCTCGTGCAATCTGTTATTCTATTGGATATTGTTGGTTATTCTATAAGTTTGACTGCACTGTTGGTTTTGAGTCCTTTCGGATGATTTATATAGATGTTTTAGCATTTCTTATAGTATATTGAGGATGATAATGAAGCCTAGAGAATGGATTATAAAGTAAAAAGCACTTGGTCAACTATTTTACCAATGCGATTTTATAGTTAAAAGTTTCTCTATGGAATCCAACTATATTTTTGTTAGTGTGTTTGGGCATTTGTGTCTTCTCGTCTCTCCTTTTGCTGTCTAATATCTTACACTTTGTTATTTTCCTACATGTCTTCTTCAGGATATAAGTATGTGATGTCTGGCCCTCAGATCCCATCTAATTCTGCTAAGATGTGCTCCaatcttttgaattttcagGTAATCAGCGAAGATTTGGGAGTGTTGAAGAAGGTGAAATTGGCAATCAGCTTCAAAATTTTGTAAATTCTTCAATGTTTCCATTTTAGGTGCAGTTTGCATCGTTAGTCAACAAATAATCTACTAAAGGCATGGCAATAGGAAATGTAAATAATACTGCAAGAGAGATAGCCTGTCGGGTTCAGTGTACTCACCACATTTTGGAAAGGATTAGTTGAAAGAGTGTGATGGAGTTTTGCTAATCAAGTACtcgaaaaagaaataaagaaatacTTTTGTTCACCTGCTTTGCAAGCTAAGTGAATATAACAGCTCTCAAGGATTTTTCTTTTACTAAATGCTTAAGAACTTGCtctatttggaatcaagtagtTGACAAGAACTTGCTCTATTTATGttaagcaaaacaaaatcttGCAGGAGTGGTGAATGTCGGAGGAAATTAGTTTAGATGCTAACCAAAGTAGGTTATTAATATTGGTTGTGTTAACAAACTTCAGGCGATTGGGGTCGAAGTAGTTGGAAAAGCTTATGGAAAGAAGTACAAAGCAAATGAAACCAAAGTTGATTTTTGTTAGTGCATTTCACAAGTTTAGTggtttttatcttctttttcctgACCAGGTTATAGATGAAGGACAGGGCTGGGAAACACCAAGGGAGCCATATGAAGTAAAAGCTTGGTAGGAATTGATTGTTGCCTTTCTTGATTGCTATGTGTGTCATATTCGTCTTTACCATGATCATGTTGTAGTCGATATTTGATAATTGACATTGGCGAAACTGGAATATTATCTTTGTTTCTAGGATTTCAGCAAGGTCAGGGGAAGGAAAAATGGTCTTGTCACGTGCTAAGCAACCAGTGCATTTTACTTTGGGAAAATCTGAGGTGAGTTTTATACCATTTTgttccatttcttttctttatggTTCATGCTTAATTATCTTGATTCTTGTTCTTCCTGTGTATCTATTCCTATGTCATCTCTTTACAAaataagcattttactgagtTCTCCACATTTGTGAAATTACTATCCTAGTtactcatttcttttctttattttcttcctAAAATTTCTGTTCCTATTTGCCTGTGTCATGACAACTCACTCAAACTTATTCTTATATTCTTGTGTATTTTGACATAGATACCTAAAGGGCTTGAAATGGGAATAGGAACAATGTCACGTGGTGAGAAGGCAGTAATTTATGTTACTGGTCAACATATAACGGAAACTCCTCTGATTTCTGCTTTAGGAGGAGTGGAAGAAATTTATTTTGAGGTGGAACTTGTCCACTTTGTTCAGGTAGAAATTGAGTTTCACAAACCTGTAGTCGTTTAATATATTCATTAGTTTGCCCAGAGCATGCCGCGCATGTTTGTTTTTTAACATGTATATGTGTCGATAATCATATTTGTGTACTTGACTGTGGCTGAGATGATGtcttcaaatttaaattttataggAGCCTTAATCCCTTCTCTTTCCCCTCTGTTTTTCTTGGAGTTGTTCCATGACGCTCCAGCAGTAGTACTTTGATGTGTTTGATTGAATGTTAGTATATAAATTTCTGATAGTTGGAGTTTGAAATGGTTaaattttgctcttttttcaTTGAATCATGAATGTCATCCTTCTTGTCTATGGGGAATGACTAGGGACTTCTTGGATCTTCAAAAATTAATTCTACTAAATGGCATTCCGAATAATCACATTTCATTATGTCCATGAATCATGGGAAAGCATGCCTTGTTAATGCGGTATTGCAATCTATTATGGTAGCGAAATGACAGAGGATGTTCTAACTTCTGGTTGTGGCATTTGTAGGTCCGTGATGTGCTTGGAGATGGACGCCTTATCAAGCGTCGCATTCGTGATGGAAGAggtttgcttttcctttttctacattttggaGATCGGCATTATATGTTTTTGCATATTTTGAACTTAGAACCTCTTATGACATATTGTTATTTGTCAAATCCGAGATCTGATGAACTTTTAGACAATTCAAAGACATCCATAGTTTCATTTTGGGCCTGAATGTTTACGCTCATATTTCCTGTGAAATATAGCGCTGAATTTCTGACTGCTTATCCTGttatatttcctttttttttgtgtgccTCCCTCCAACTATCAAGTCTCTATGTGTGTAAATATGCATATAAGCTACAAATGAATGGTTAAAAGGGTATCTCGATGACTTTGTCATATCTTTACAGGAGTTTCAAGGTTTTATCTGATTTTGACTAAATAATAACGTCTTATGCTTTTCTTAACTCTTCATGGTTAGGTGAATTCCCCATGGATTGCCCTCTTCATGATAGCTTATTACGTGTCCATTACAAAGGCATTCTTCTTAATGGGGCAAAGACAGTTTTCTATGATACAAAAGTTGATAATCATGGGCAGCCTCTGGAGTTCAGCTCTGGGGAAGGGCTTGTAAGTCAAGTTACTATACACAAGCACACATTTCAAATGTCTCTTTTTCTAGTCTGTCCTTCCCCCACCCCTCTCCCCTCTACTATCCTCAAATCGGTTTAGGTATCTAGTTCCATGCCTTGCATAGATGCAAGGGAGGACACCGCACTGAGTTATTGATCTTATGTTTAAGTCTGATTGCAAATTTCATCTTCTGCAATGTGTGTAGGTACCTGAAGGGTTTGAAATGTGTGTTCGTCTGATGTTGCCTGGAGAGTTAGCTCTTGTCACATGTCCTCATGAATATGCCTATGACAAGTTTCAAAGGTTATAACAAATTTGCTTAGAAAAAATGTTTTGCATGAGAATGATAGTAGTCTTTACACAAAAGTAAAATTACTCAATGGGTAACCTCAGACTTCATGGTAAATAGAGAAGTTGCCTGTGTGGGGCTAAGGCCATAAAAACCTAGGCACTCCCAGACCTCATTGGCAGGAACCTCAAGCATTGGGTTGGGCCTGCTATGTATAATCTGAAAATGCATGGGTAGTCCTTAATATTTTAGCTTTATGTCTTTCTTTCTGAAACTTCATGCATTATTGCACAGCATCCTTTTGACATTTCTTCTAACATTATCATTAGGCCAGCTAATGTTCCTGAAGGTGCACATATCCAATGGGAGattgagcttcttgaatttgagATGCCAAAGGTAACTAAGTGATACATGTATTCTTTTGTGAAAACTTAAAGAAGAATCTTATTACTATAGATGTATGTTGTATCATGGATTTATGACATTTCTAAGGAGCATCTAGTTTCTGAGGATTAGATTGAAAAGAATGATTGGTCATTCATTGTAAATTAACAGAATTGTAGACCATAAAAGCAAATTGGAGAGTATGGTAACTGCTACACTGGGGACTAGGGCTATAAACGAATTGATTAAATTGAACTTTAGCTCGAATTTGAACTCTAATCCTATATGAGCTCAAAATCTAAGCTCAAGTTCTATTTGATTTAACATTCAATGGATTTGAGCTCAATTCGAGAGCTCGAAAATTTATtcagttcttcaatttttatattatcacgaatacatatataatatctatatgataaaataataaatatataattttataaaaatattattaaattattttatataaaaatattaaaaattatttgaatcaAATCAAGCCTTAACAAGCTGAATATCtacgagttcgagctcgatttgATACTATAAATGAATCCTAATTCCTATTtgaattcgagctcgagttcgttGAAAATCGAACTCAAATCAAACCCTAAACGAATCAAGCCTGAACTGTTCGTTAAGGGCTTGGTTCGTTTACAGCCCTACTGAGGACATGACCAGCAAAAAGAGTCAGGGTTCTATGCTTTCTTCATTTAAGTTTGGGTGGCATTGTGAAACCTTAAGTAGCAGATAGGTTAGTGGAGAATGAATAGACAGTTTTTTATGGTCCAAATGGGCTGACTTTCTGATTATAAACTTGTTGATAGAGAACTCCTTTTTAGAGTTTTATCTTTCTGTTGGGCATAAGAAAGTTAAGGAAACGGGCAGTGGAGGACCCATAGATCAATGCCTCTTTAGTTCCCTCTATTATGTTTCTAGAATTAGTAACATAaaaattttatcatatttggttCAATGATGATACCAACCAGTTAAGTTTTGGTGTATGCATCGAACAGGCTGACAGTCTCATTTGactttaatattttcatgtTTCTCATTGTGCATCCTCCTGTTGCATTAAATGATTAAGTCTTATTTGACAAGATTTTTGGTTGCAGGACTGGACTGGTTTCAACTTCAGGCAGATAATGGAAGATGTTGAGAAGATCAAAGGCACGGTATGATTTTAATCTAGTTGGACAGGTTCTGAGGAATATTATTTTCAGCCTTTTCAGTACTATTTGTTCATATTGTCTTTTTCCTTGTCAATGTATATTATTTGTTTTACCACTGCTGCTATCCATTATTATCATCATTTCTTGTGATTAGCATTGTATGAGAATTATCAGTTGTCCTCATCTGTCATTGTGGTTATTAGTTAATAGATGCCATGCACTATTCTAAGTGACTTTGACGGTCATTTCAGTGTCC
This window encodes:
- the LOC113702226 gene encoding peptidyl-prolyl cis-trans isomerase PASTICCINO1-like isoform X2, whose product is MHRKKKIVPGSLMKAVIRPGGGEVTPTDGDQVIYHCTIRTLDGVVIQSTRREFGGNGAPIRHVLGKSKMILGLLEGIPTMLTGEVAMFKMKPEMHYGEEDCPVSVDDRFPKDSELHFEIELIDFSKVKVISEDLGVLKKVIDEGQGWETPREPYEVKAWISARSGEGKMVLSRAKQPVHFTLGKSEIPKGLEMGIGTMSRGEKAVIYVTGQHITETPLISALGGVEEIYFEVELVHFVQVRDVLGDGRLIKRRIRDGRGEFPMDCPLHDSLLRVHYKGILLNGAKTVFYDTKVDNHGQPLEFSSGEGLVPEGFEMCVRLMLPGELALVTCPHEYAYDKFQRPANVPEGAHIQWEIELLEFEMPKDWTGFNFRQIMEDVEKIKGTGNRLFKEGKYQLAKAKYEKVLREFKHVNPQDDDEGKEFSDTRNLLHLNVAACFLKMGDCRKSIEECNKVLDANPIHVKALYRRGMAYMTAGDFEEARNDLNKMMSIDKSSEPTAKAALLKLKKEEQEVHRRASYQFKGLFDKNPGEISEAGVGEREEIATENNNDEHHHDLVNNNEQDIEQVAAPTRLSFMLGLLPKVKRLFTAVGLNRCTILTPDLSRSSGIGSCQSTVINYSLSLVSLIV
- the LOC113702226 gene encoding peptidyl-prolyl cis-trans isomerase PASTICCINO1-like isoform X1; its protein translation is MATDEDRLPDYKTQKKKPTSDEDKRKKKIVPGSLMKAVIRPGGGEVTPTDGDQVIYHCTIRTLDGVVIQSTRREFGGNGAPIRHVLGKSKMILGLLEGIPTMLTGEVAMFKMKPEMHYGEEDCPVSVDDRFPKDSELHFEIELIDFSKVKVISEDLGVLKKVIDEGQGWETPREPYEVKAWISARSGEGKMVLSRAKQPVHFTLGKSEIPKGLEMGIGTMSRGEKAVIYVTGQHITETPLISALGGVEEIYFEVELVHFVQVRDVLGDGRLIKRRIRDGRGEFPMDCPLHDSLLRVHYKGILLNGAKTVFYDTKVDNHGQPLEFSSGEGLVPEGFEMCVRLMLPGELALVTCPHEYAYDKFQRPANVPEGAHIQWEIELLEFEMPKDWTGFNFRQIMEDVEKIKGTGNRLFKEGKYQLAKAKYEKVLREFKHVNPQDDDEGKEFSDTRNLLHLNVAACFLKMGDCRKSIEECNKVLDANPIHVKALYRRGMAYMTAGDFEEARNDLNKMMSIDKSSEPTAKAALLKLKKEEQEVHRRASYQFKGLFDKNPGEISEAGVGEREEIATENNNDEHHHDLVNNNEQDIEQVAAPTRLSFMLGLLPKVKRLFTAVGLNRCTILTPDLSRSSGIGSCQSTVINYSLSLVSLIV
- the LOC113702226 gene encoding peptidyl-prolyl cis-trans isomerase PASTICCINO1-like isoform X3; translation: MATDEDRLPDYKTQKKKPTSDEDKRKKKIVPGSLMKAVIRPGGGEVTPTDGDQVIYHCTIRTLDGVVIQSTRREFGGNGAPIRHVLGKSKMILGLLEGIPTMLTGEVAMFKMKPEMHYGEEDCPVSVDDRFPKDSELHFEIELIDFSKVKVISEDLGVLKKVIDEGQGWETPREPYEVKAWISARSGEGKMVLSRAKQPVHFTLGKSEIPKGLEMGIGTMSRGEKAVIYVTGQHITETPLISALGGVEEIYFEVELVHFVQVRDVLGDGRLIKRRIRDGRGEFPMDCPLHDSLLRVHYKGILLNGAKTVFYDTKVDNHGQPLEFSSGEGLVPEGFEMCVRLMLPGELALVTCPHEYAYDKFQRPANVPEGAHIQWEIELLEFEMPKDWTGFNFRQIMEDVEKIKGTGNRLFKEGKYQLAKAKYEKVLREFKHVNPQDDDEGKEFSDTRNLLHLNVAACFLKMGDCRKSIEECNKVLDANPIHVKALYRRGMAYMTAGDFEEARNDLNKMMSIDKSSEPTAKAALLKLKKEEQEVHRRASYQFKGLFDKNPGEISEAGVGEREEIATENNNDEHHHDLVNNNEQDIEQVAAPTRLSFMLGLLPKVKRLFTAVGLNRCTIL